The following proteins come from a genomic window of Corallococcus sp. NCRR:
- the serB gene encoding phosphoserine phosphatase SerB: MSTRPSDSVLLTVTGRDGPDTTARLTGLLAKAGAELLDVEQVVVQGLLTLALWVRLPGGESLQELPELARELGVTVDVRAVPSAITSPAPGPEPLRYVVTAVGKALGVQDVHALTQQLVAGNARVERITRLSETPLAAVELHVTLPPDADPAALKRALLALSMASPTFDVALQRESLYRRGKRMVVMDMDSTLIRIEVIDELARAYGVHAKVAAITERAMHGEMDYDESLRQRVALLAGLDARVLHELAANLPLTEGAETLIRVLRRLGYRTAVISGGFSVAAEALQKRLGIDFAYSNALEVQDGKLTGRTVGTIVNARRKAELLETLAKQEGILLEQVIAVGDGANDLLMLEKAGLGIAFRAKPKLREAADTSISAGGLDTILTLLGLTARELREVG, from the coding sequence ATGTCCACGCGCCCCTCTGACAGCGTCCTCCTCACCGTCACCGGCAGGGACGGCCCCGATACCACCGCCCGCCTCACCGGCCTGCTCGCGAAAGCGGGCGCGGAGCTGCTCGACGTGGAGCAGGTGGTGGTGCAGGGCCTGCTCACCCTGGCCCTCTGGGTGCGCCTGCCCGGCGGCGAATCGCTCCAGGAACTTCCAGAACTGGCCCGGGAGCTGGGCGTCACGGTGGACGTGCGCGCGGTGCCTTCCGCCATCACGTCTCCAGCGCCGGGGCCGGAGCCGCTGCGCTACGTCGTCACCGCGGTGGGCAAGGCGCTGGGCGTGCAGGACGTGCATGCGCTGACGCAACAGCTGGTGGCGGGCAACGCGCGCGTGGAGCGCATCACGCGGCTGAGTGAGACGCCGCTCGCGGCGGTGGAGCTGCACGTCACGCTGCCGCCGGACGCGGACCCGGCGGCGCTCAAGCGCGCGCTGCTGGCGCTGTCCATGGCGAGCCCCACGTTCGACGTGGCCCTCCAGCGCGAGAGCCTCTACCGGCGCGGCAAGCGGATGGTGGTGATGGACATGGACTCCACGCTCATCCGCATCGAGGTCATCGACGAGCTGGCGCGCGCGTACGGCGTCCACGCGAAGGTGGCCGCCATCACCGAGCGCGCGATGCACGGGGAGATGGACTACGACGAGTCCCTGCGCCAGCGCGTGGCGCTGCTCGCCGGGCTGGACGCGCGCGTGCTGCACGAGCTGGCCGCGAACCTGCCGCTCACCGAGGGCGCGGAGACACTCATCCGCGTGCTGCGGCGCCTGGGCTACCGCACCGCGGTCATCAGCGGCGGCTTCTCCGTGGCGGCCGAAGCGCTGCAGAAGCGGCTGGGCATCGACTTCGCGTACTCCAACGCGCTGGAGGTCCAGGACGGGAAGCTCACCGGCCGCACCGTGGGCACCATCGTCAACGCGCGCCGCAAGGCGGAGTTGTTGGAGACGCTGGCGAAGCAGGAGGGCATCCTGCTGGAGCAGGTCATCGCCGTGGGGGATGGGGCCAACGATTTGCTGATGCTGGAGAAGGCGGGGCTGGGCATCGCCTTCCGCGCCAAGCCGAAGCTGCGTGAGGCCGCCGACACGTCCATCTCCGCCGGCGGGCTGGACACCATCCTCACGCTGCTGGGGCTCACCGCGCGCGAGCTGCGCGAGGTGGGCTGA
- a CDS encoding general secretion pathway protein GspE, whose amino-acid sequence MAPPSRNRIADILVKARVIDELQLRSALASLDQWGGRVSRVIADLGLASEETITQAICQGLGMPRVQLGNLTKDAAALARVDVGLAEQKGIFPVQLKDNGKTLVLAMSDPTDLATLDQVAARSRARVVPMVAGDREIEHAILRHYRGQEPVEKKRYKPDSNKQQDAGELPEEEEFKVVDMSGKTVVKRISDIVDPNAAPPPPAPAPAARAAPAPAAANVGSSASDILDEILAGGSPTNEWTEEDLARLQTVQQNQEKSSKILRALLELVFEKGAVQQRELAARMRV is encoded by the coding sequence ATGGCTCCCCCTTCCCGGAATCGCATCGCGGACATCCTCGTCAAGGCGCGCGTCATCGACGAGTTGCAGCTACGCAGCGCGCTCGCCTCGCTGGACCAGTGGGGCGGACGCGTGTCGCGCGTCATCGCGGACCTGGGCCTGGCCTCCGAGGAGACCATCACCCAGGCCATCTGCCAGGGCCTGGGAATGCCGCGCGTGCAGCTGGGCAACCTGACGAAGGACGCGGCGGCGCTCGCGCGCGTGGACGTGGGGCTCGCCGAGCAGAAGGGCATCTTCCCCGTGCAGCTCAAGGACAACGGGAAGACGCTGGTGCTGGCGATGTCCGACCCCACGGACCTGGCCACGTTGGACCAGGTCGCGGCGCGCAGCCGCGCCCGCGTGGTCCCCATGGTGGCGGGCGACCGTGAAATCGAGCACGCCATCCTGCGCCACTACCGCGGCCAGGAGCCGGTGGAGAAGAAGCGCTACAAGCCCGACTCGAACAAGCAGCAGGACGCGGGCGAGCTCCCGGAGGAGGAGGAGTTCAAGGTCGTGGACATGAGCGGCAAGACGGTCGTGAAGCGCATCAGCGACATCGTCGACCCGAACGCCGCCCCGCCGCCCCCCGCTCCCGCGCCCGCGGCACGCGCGGCCCCCGCGCCCGCCGCCGCGAACGTGGGCTCCAGCGCCTCGGACATCCTGGATGAAATCCTCGCGGGTGGCTCGCCCACCAACGAGTGGACGGAGGAGGACCTGGCCCGCCTGCAGACGGTGCAGCAGAACCAGGAGAAGAGCTCGAAGATCCTCCGCGCCCTGCTGGAGCTCGTCTTCGAGAAGGGCGCCGTGCAGCAGCGCGAGCTGGCCGCGCGCATGCGCGTCTGA
- a CDS encoding CPXCG motif-containing cysteine-rich protein, producing the protein MQPFADAATQMCPYCGEEVEVDVDSLGASSESYVEDCPVCCRPWQVRVTRDDDGAAVTLGRDDD; encoded by the coding sequence ATGCAGCCATTCGCGGACGCCGCCACCCAGATGTGCCCGTACTGCGGTGAAGAGGTTGAAGTCGACGTGGACTCGCTGGGCGCCTCCTCCGAGTCCTACGTGGAGGACTGCCCCGTCTGCTGCCGCCCCTGGCAGGTGCGCGTCACCCGCGACGACGACGGCGCCGCCGTCACGCTGGGCCGCGACGACGACTGA
- a CDS encoding Hsp20/alpha crystallin family protein, translating into MLTARYPFNNAAVTHPLLRDFDFLFRELGVRNDAERTVTPAADILEAESGITLRVDLPGHDAKAIQVKVEDGVLTVRSERKAETVPEGSTLRRQERASGVYARQFRLPETVDATRVEARYDNGVLTLTLPRREETKPRVVEVKVQG; encoded by the coding sequence ATGCTGACCGCCCGTTATCCCTTCAACAACGCCGCCGTCACCCACCCGCTGCTGCGCGACTTCGACTTCCTCTTCCGCGAGCTGGGCGTCCGCAACGACGCCGAGCGCACCGTCACGCCCGCGGCGGACATCCTGGAGGCCGAGTCCGGCATCACGCTGCGCGTGGACCTGCCCGGCCATGACGCCAAGGCCATCCAGGTGAAGGTGGAGGACGGCGTGCTGACCGTGCGCTCCGAGCGCAAGGCCGAGACCGTGCCGGAGGGCAGCACCCTGCGGCGCCAGGAGCGCGCCTCGGGCGTGTACGCGCGCCAGTTCCGCCTGCCGGAGACGGTGGACGCGACCCGCGTGGAGGCCCGTTACGACAATGGCGTGCTCACCCTCACCCTGCCGCGCCGCGAGGAGACCAAGCCCCGCGTCGTCGAGGTGAAGGTCCAGGGTTGA
- a CDS encoding response regulator → MASGTMQSEGSTAMTDQLYTTHDISRLLQVDPSTVSKWIDRGILMAFRTPGGHRRVRSTDLRTFLVTHQMPVPEELGSSTVRLLVVDDERPVLDAIKRAFKPHANQVELQTTTSGVEALLLVSEQKPHGMIIDLNMPDIDGIEVCKRIRARKQMEGVRLITMTSNHTPDVVEQSKQAGAVACLAKPLDVTQVMELFRVPLALNTSAARK, encoded by the coding sequence ATGGCTAGTGGAACGATGCAGTCCGAGGGGAGTACGGCGATGACGGACCAGCTCTACACGACGCACGACATCAGTCGGTTGCTTCAGGTGGACCCGTCGACGGTGAGCAAGTGGATTGACCGCGGCATCCTGATGGCCTTCCGGACTCCGGGCGGCCACCGCCGGGTGCGTTCGACGGACCTGCGCACCTTCCTGGTCACCCACCAGATGCCCGTGCCCGAGGAGCTGGGCAGCAGCACGGTGCGCCTGCTGGTCGTGGACGACGAGCGCCCGGTGCTGGACGCCATCAAGCGCGCGTTCAAGCCGCACGCGAACCAGGTGGAGCTCCAGACCACCACGAGCGGCGTGGAGGCCCTGCTGCTCGTCTCCGAGCAGAAGCCGCACGGGATGATCATCGACCTCAACATGCCGGACATCGACGGCATCGAGGTCTGCAAGCGCATCCGCGCGCGCAAGCAGATGGAGGGTGTGCGCCTCATCACCATGACGAGCAATCACACGCCTGACGTCGTGGAGCAGTCCAAGCAGGCCGGCGCGGTGGCGTGCCTGGCCAAGCCGCTGGACGTCACGCAGGTGATGGAGCTGTTCCGGGTTCCGCTGGCGCTCAACACCAGCGCTGCTCGCAAGTAA
- a CDS encoding KdsC family phosphatase, with the protein MSTEAPSKPGKEELTSRASRVRLLVFDVDGVLTDGALYYGDNGEVMKRFNVKDGHALVMARLVGLPAAILTARSSRIVEARGRELGLAAIFQGRKEKGPAFLELLAQLQIPANQCAYMGDDLNDLDPMSLSGLSACPADAVPEVRQEADFVTTNVGGHGAARELVELCLRASGRWEDAVGLMRSTDKRSTS; encoded by the coding sequence ATGTCGACGGAAGCGCCTTCCAAACCGGGCAAGGAAGAGCTGACGTCCCGTGCGTCGCGCGTGCGCTTGCTCGTGTTCGACGTGGATGGCGTCCTCACCGACGGCGCGCTGTACTACGGCGACAACGGCGAGGTGATGAAGCGCTTCAACGTGAAGGACGGCCATGCGCTCGTCATGGCCCGGTTGGTGGGCCTGCCCGCCGCCATCCTCACCGCGCGCTCGTCCCGCATCGTCGAGGCGCGAGGCCGGGAATTGGGCCTCGCCGCCATCTTCCAGGGCCGCAAGGAGAAGGGTCCCGCCTTCCTTGAATTGCTCGCCCAACTCCAGATACCCGCGAATCAGTGCGCGTATATGGGAGACGACCTGAACGACCTGGACCCCATGTCCCTCTCAGGGCTTTCGGCCTGTCCGGCGGATGCCGTTCCAGAGGTGCGCCAGGAAGCGGACTTCGTTACGACGAACGTGGGCGGTCACGGAGCCGCCCGTGAGCTTGTGGAGCTGTGCCTCCGTGCCAGTGGCCGTTGGGAAGACGCCGTGGGTCTGATGAGAAGCACAGATAAACGCAGCACGTCGTAG
- the kdsA gene encoding 3-deoxy-8-phosphooctulonate synthase: MSNTPSIELCGHKVGPGQRLFVIAGPDSIESEEMALRHAHLLKGITQRLGVPYAFKCSYDKANRTSGKSFRGPGLKEGLRILDRIRQEVGVPVLTDVHETSHVGPAAEVVDIIQIPAFLCRQTDLVEAVARSGKGVNLKKGQFVAPKDIVHSAKKAVEAGNPNVLVTERGSSFGYNNLVVDMRGFAQMREAGLVVCMDATHAVQLPSSSDGKTGGDRKFVSLLARSAAAAGIDALFTEVHEDPDRALCDGPCSLNPQMFEDVVRDVLSIRRALGHEAS, from the coding sequence ATGAGCAACACCCCCTCCATCGAGCTGTGCGGCCACAAGGTCGGCCCCGGCCAGCGCCTCTTCGTCATCGCCGGCCCGGACAGCATCGAGTCCGAGGAGATGGCCCTGCGCCACGCCCACCTGCTCAAGGGCATCACCCAGCGGCTGGGCGTCCCGTATGCCTTCAAATGTTCCTATGACAAAGCCAACCGGACCAGCGGCAAGTCCTTCCGCGGTCCGGGTTTGAAGGAAGGTCTGAGAATCCTGGACCGTATCCGGCAGGAGGTGGGAGTGCCCGTTCTCACGGACGTCCATGAAACCAGCCACGTCGGGCCTGCCGCTGAAGTCGTGGATATCATCCAGATACCGGCGTTCCTCTGCCGGCAGACGGACCTCGTGGAGGCGGTGGCCCGCTCGGGCAAGGGGGTGAACTTGAAGAAGGGACAGTTCGTCGCCCCCAAGGACATCGTCCACTCGGCGAAGAAGGCCGTGGAGGCGGGCAACCCCAACGTGCTCGTCACCGAGCGCGGCTCGTCCTTCGGCTACAACAACCTCGTCGTGGACATGCGCGGCTTCGCCCAGATGCGCGAGGCCGGCCTCGTGGTCTGCATGGACGCGACCCACGCGGTCCAGCTCCCCTCCTCCAGCGACGGAAAGACAGGCGGCGACCGCAAGTTCGTCTCACTGCTCGCCCGGAGCGCCGCCGCCGCCGGGATTGACGCTTTATTCACAGAAGTCCACGAAGACCCCGACCGTGCCCTGTGTGACGGTCCGTGCTCGCTCAATCCACAGATGTTCGAGGACGTGGTACGAGATGTGCTCAGCATCCGCCGCGCGCTGGGTCACGAAGCCAGTTGA
- a CDS encoding CTP synthase: MRSKKTKFIFVTGGVVSSLGKGLASASIGALLENRGLDITLIKLDPYINVDPGTMSPFQHGEVFVTEDGGETDMDLGHYERFTHARMSRLNNFTSGRIYNAVITKERRGEYLGKTVQVIPHITDEIKASIRQAAQDVDVVIVEVGGTVGDIESLPFLEAIRQMRYDVGSQNAVYIHLTLLPYIGAAGEVKTKPTQHSVMKLREIGIQPDFLLCRTDREISRELKDKIAMFCNVDNGNVFTSPDVRSIYELPLELHRQGLDERLAEVLNIWSRAPHLEKWETIVRKIYEPARGEVTVAIVGKYVNLTESYKSLNESLLHGGIANDVRVKLRFVDSQDVEAQGPEKTLAGVDAVLVPGGFGVRGTEGKIAAVRYARENNLPFFGICLGLQMAVVEFSRTVLGLKGANSLEFDEHTAHPVVTLMESQVKVQDKGGTMRLGSYACALKPGSVAHKLYGQEAIQERHRHRYEVNNAYRGRLQEAGLVISGHNPELNLVEMIELADHPYFVGCQFHPEFKSKPFAPHPLFSGFIGAALAQRDANRTAPVRS; this comes from the coding sequence ATGCGCTCCAAGAAAACCAAGTTCATCTTCGTGACGGGCGGCGTGGTCAGCTCGCTGGGGAAGGGACTGGCCTCCGCATCCATTGGCGCCCTCCTCGAGAACCGCGGGCTGGACATCACCCTCATCAAGCTGGATCCGTACATCAACGTGGATCCGGGCACGATGAGCCCCTTCCAGCACGGCGAGGTCTTCGTCACCGAGGACGGTGGCGAGACCGACATGGACCTGGGCCACTACGAGCGGTTCACCCACGCCCGGATGAGCCGCCTCAACAACTTCACCTCCGGCCGCATCTACAACGCGGTCATCACCAAGGAACGCCGTGGCGAGTACCTGGGCAAGACCGTCCAGGTGATTCCGCACATCACGGATGAGATCAAGGCCAGCATCCGCCAGGCCGCCCAGGACGTGGACGTCGTCATCGTGGAGGTCGGCGGGACGGTGGGTGACATCGAGTCCCTGCCCTTCCTCGAGGCCATCCGCCAGATGCGCTACGACGTGGGCAGCCAGAACGCCGTCTACATCCACCTGACGCTCTTGCCGTACATCGGCGCCGCGGGCGAGGTGAAGACCAAGCCCACGCAGCACTCGGTGATGAAGCTGCGCGAGATCGGCATCCAGCCGGACTTCCTCCTGTGCCGCACCGACCGGGAGATCTCGCGCGAGCTGAAGGACAAGATCGCCATGTTCTGCAACGTGGACAACGGCAACGTGTTCACGTCCCCGGACGTGCGCAGCATCTACGAGCTGCCCCTGGAGCTGCACCGCCAGGGCCTGGATGAGCGGCTGGCGGAGGTGCTCAACATCTGGAGCCGCGCCCCCCACCTGGAGAAGTGGGAGACCATCGTCCGGAAGATCTACGAGCCCGCGCGCGGCGAAGTGACCGTCGCCATCGTGGGCAAGTACGTGAACCTCACGGAGAGCTACAAGAGCCTCAACGAGTCCCTGCTCCACGGCGGCATCGCCAACGACGTGCGCGTGAAGCTGCGCTTCGTGGACAGCCAGGACGTGGAGGCGCAGGGGCCGGAGAAGACGCTCGCGGGCGTGGACGCGGTGCTGGTGCCCGGCGGCTTCGGCGTGCGCGGCACGGAGGGGAAGATCGCCGCGGTCCGCTACGCGCGTGAGAACAATCTCCCCTTCTTCGGCATCTGCCTGGGCCTCCAGATGGCCGTGGTGGAGTTCAGCCGCACCGTGCTGGGCTTGAAGGGCGCCAACAGCCTGGAGTTCGACGAGCACACCGCGCACCCCGTGGTGACGCTCATGGAGAGCCAGGTGAAGGTGCAGGACAAGGGCGGCACCATGCGCCTGGGCAGCTACGCCTGCGCGCTCAAGCCCGGCAGCGTCGCGCACAAGCTCTACGGCCAGGAGGCCATCCAGGAGCGCCACCGCCACCGCTACGAGGTCAACAACGCCTACCGCGGCCGGCTCCAGGAGGCCGGGCTCGTCATCTCCGGCCACAACCCGGAATTGAACCTGGTGGAGATGATCGAGCTCGCGGACCACCCGTACTTCGTGGGCTGCCAGTTCCACCCCGAGTTCAAGAGCAAGCCCTTCGCTCCCCACCCCCTGTTCTCCGGCTTCATCGGCGCGGCGCTCGCCCAGCGCGACGCCAACCGGACCGCCCCGGTGCGCTCATGA
- a CDS encoding ABC transporter ATP-binding protein, protein MPPSVTASTPHRASGVTARRLLALARPELGTLLVATVFLFISSGASLVYPQGVRILIDEALNAKNRGLIDKAALVMLAVFLVQGVATALRFYLFTNAGERVVMRLRHDFFRRLMDQEVAFFDTRRTGELTSRLASDTTVLQNTVSANISQGLRNAVQALGGIVLLFYTSPSLTFLMLAIVPVVAVGGMVYGRRVRGLSRNVQDALAKASEVAEESLSGMRTVRSFAAEASEVARYGNAVKTSYEVARNRARQSAAFMGGASSAGYIAAVVVFWYGGRLVVDGELSVGALTSFLIYTMLVAVSLGSLADLWADFMRASGAAERVFELMDRAPAIPANEGERPTTVEGLVELRGVHFAYPTRPDVPVLQGIDLTVHAGEVVAVVGSSGAGKSTLAALLSRFYDPLQGELRLDGRPLKSLDPSWLRRHVGMVAQEPLLFSCSIADNIRYGRPDATDAEVEAAARAANAHEFIQRFPDGYRTEVGERGVQLSGGQKQRVAIARAVLKDPRILILDEATSALDSESEHLVKDALDRLMQGRTTLIIAHRLSTVANAQRVLVMEHGRVVQSGTHSTLMTQDGLYRRLVERQVVAA, encoded by the coding sequence GTGCCTCCCTCCGTCACCGCTTCGACACCCCACCGCGCCTCCGGGGTCACCGCGCGCCGCCTGCTGGCGCTCGCCCGCCCTGAACTGGGCACCCTGCTCGTCGCCACCGTCTTCCTGTTCATCAGCAGCGGCGCCAGCCTGGTCTACCCCCAGGGCGTCCGAATCCTCATCGACGAGGCCCTCAACGCGAAGAACCGCGGCCTCATCGATAAGGCCGCGCTCGTCATGCTGGCCGTCTTCCTGGTCCAGGGCGTGGCCACCGCCCTGCGCTTCTACCTCTTCACCAACGCTGGCGAGCGCGTGGTCATGCGCCTGCGCCATGACTTCTTCCGGCGCCTCATGGACCAGGAGGTGGCCTTCTTCGACACGCGCCGCACCGGAGAGCTCACCAGCCGGCTCGCCTCCGACACCACGGTGCTCCAGAACACCGTGAGCGCGAACATCTCCCAGGGGCTGCGCAACGCCGTGCAGGCCCTGGGCGGCATCGTGCTGCTCTTCTACACCTCGCCCTCGCTCACCTTCCTCATGCTCGCCATCGTGCCCGTGGTGGCCGTGGGCGGCATGGTCTACGGCCGGCGCGTGCGCGGGCTGTCGCGCAACGTGCAGGACGCGCTCGCCAAGGCCAGCGAGGTCGCCGAGGAGAGCCTGTCCGGCATGCGGACCGTGCGCTCCTTCGCGGCGGAGGCGTCGGAGGTGGCGCGCTACGGCAACGCCGTGAAGACCTCCTACGAGGTCGCCCGCAACCGCGCGCGCCAGTCCGCCGCCTTCATGGGAGGCGCCTCCAGCGCGGGCTACATCGCCGCGGTGGTGGTGTTCTGGTACGGCGGCCGGCTGGTGGTGGACGGCGAGCTGTCCGTGGGCGCCCTCACCTCGTTCCTCATCTACACGATGCTCGTGGCCGTCTCCCTGGGCTCGCTGGCGGACCTCTGGGCGGACTTCATGCGCGCCTCTGGCGCCGCCGAGCGCGTCTTCGAATTGATGGACCGCGCGCCCGCCATCCCCGCCAACGAGGGCGAGCGCCCCACCACCGTCGAAGGACTCGTGGAGCTGCGCGGCGTGCACTTCGCCTACCCCACGCGCCCGGACGTGCCGGTGCTCCAGGGCATCGACCTCACCGTCCACGCGGGCGAGGTCGTCGCCGTGGTGGGCTCCTCCGGCGCCGGCAAGTCCACCCTCGCCGCCCTCCTGTCCCGTTTCTATGATCCGCTCCAGGGCGAGCTGCGCCTGGACGGCCGCCCCCTGAAGTCCCTGGACCCCAGCTGGCTGCGGCGCCACGTGGGCATGGTCGCCCAGGAGCCCCTGCTCTTCTCCTGCTCCATCGCGGACAACATCCGCTACGGCCGCCCGGACGCCACCGACGCGGAGGTGGAGGCCGCGGCGCGCGCCGCGAACGCGCACGAGTTCATCCAGCGCTTCCCGGACGGCTACCGCACGGAGGTGGGCGAGCGCGGCGTGCAGCTGTCCGGCGGCCAGAAGCAGCGCGTGGCCATCGCGCGGGCCGTGCTCAAGGACCCGCGCATCCTCATCCTGGATGAAGCCACGTCCGCCCTGGACTCGGAGAGCGAGCACCTGGTGAAGGACGCCCTGGACCGGCTGATGCAGGGCCGCACCACGCTCATCATCGCCCACCGCCTGTCCACCGTGGCCAACGCCCAGCGCGTGCTGGTGATGGAGCACGGCCGCGTGGTGCAGAGCGGCACCCACTCCACCCTCATGACGCAGGACGGCCTGTACCGCCGCCTCGTGGAGCGCCAGGTCGTCGCCGCCTGA
- a CDS encoding aldo/keto reductase gives MEKRVFGNTGVAVPVIGQGTWQMEDDDAEAAVRALRAGLDLGLTHLDTAELYGQGRVEEELVSKAIEGRRDEVYLVSKVMPSNATRRGTVAACERSLKRLRTDHLDCYLLHWPGSHPLEGTVEAFEELMAAGKIRSWGVSNFGVEDLEEVLALAGKGRIACNQVLYHLEERAIEHAVLPWCEAQGVAVVAYSPFGNGQFPSPTSAGGKVLASIAKAHGATPFQVALQFLVRRPSVFAIPKASNAAHVRDNASAASLKLTAEELQRIDAAFPKGDEPDDLPVI, from the coding sequence ATGGAGAAGCGCGTCTTTGGCAACACCGGGGTGGCGGTGCCCGTCATCGGACAGGGCACCTGGCAGATGGAGGACGACGACGCGGAAGCGGCCGTCCGGGCCCTGCGCGCCGGGCTGGACCTGGGGCTCACGCACCTGGACACCGCGGAGCTCTACGGGCAGGGGCGGGTGGAGGAGGAGCTGGTCTCGAAGGCCATCGAGGGCCGGCGCGACGAGGTGTACCTCGTCTCCAAGGTGATGCCGTCCAACGCGACGCGCCGGGGCACGGTGGCCGCCTGCGAGCGCAGCCTGAAGCGCCTGCGCACGGACCACCTGGACTGCTACCTGCTGCACTGGCCCGGTTCGCACCCGCTGGAGGGCACGGTGGAGGCCTTCGAGGAGCTGATGGCGGCCGGGAAGATCCGCTCCTGGGGGGTGAGCAACTTCGGGGTGGAGGACCTGGAGGAGGTGCTGGCCCTGGCGGGCAAGGGGCGCATCGCGTGCAACCAGGTGCTGTACCACCTGGAGGAGCGCGCCATCGAGCACGCGGTCCTCCCGTGGTGCGAGGCGCAGGGCGTGGCGGTGGTGGCCTACAGCCCCTTCGGCAACGGGCAGTTCCCGTCCCCCACCAGCGCGGGCGGCAAGGTGCTGGCGTCCATCGCGAAGGCGCACGGGGCGACGCCCTTCCAGGTGGCGCTCCAGTTCCTGGTGCGCCGGCCGTCGGTGTTCGCCATCCCCAAGGCGAGCAACGCGGCGCACGTGCGCGACAACGCGAGCGCGGCCTCGCTGAAGCTCACGGCGGAGGAGCTCCAGCGCATCGACGCGGCCTTCCCGAAGGGCGACGAGCCGGACGACCTGCCCGTCATCTGA
- the kdsB gene encoding 3-deoxy-manno-octulosonate cytidylyltransferase yields the protein MPASRTVAVIPARHASTRFPGKPLALIAGRPMIEHVWRRCQEARAFDEVWVATDDARIRDVVEGFGGKAVMTSPACPTGTDRIAEVARARPDVAVWVNVQGDEPLVDPGALKVLADLFQDEAVNMGTLVRPLDPEEVDNPHVVKAVLALNGDALYFSRAAVPHARDPGTPVRRWAHLGLYGYRRDTLLQLAAFNPTPLEETEKLEQLRALENGLRIRCASVNWRTVAVDVPEDVARVEAVMRERAALR from the coding sequence ATGCCCGCCTCCCGCACCGTGGCCGTCATCCCCGCCCGCCATGCCAGCACCCGCTTCCCCGGCAAGCCGCTCGCCCTCATCGCCGGGCGTCCGATGATCGAACACGTCTGGCGCCGCTGTCAGGAAGCCCGCGCCTTCGACGAGGTGTGGGTGGCCACCGACGACGCGCGGATCCGCGACGTCGTGGAGGGCTTCGGCGGCAAGGCGGTGATGACCAGCCCCGCCTGCCCCACCGGCACGGACCGCATCGCGGAGGTCGCCCGTGCCCGCCCGGACGTGGCGGTGTGGGTGAACGTGCAGGGGGATGAGCCGCTCGTGGACCCGGGCGCCCTCAAGGTGCTCGCGGACCTCTTCCAGGACGAAGCCGTGAACATGGGCACGCTGGTGCGCCCCCTGGACCCGGAGGAGGTGGACAACCCCCACGTGGTGAAGGCCGTGCTCGCCCTCAACGGTGACGCGCTCTACTTCAGCCGCGCCGCGGTGCCGCACGCCCGCGACCCCGGCACACCCGTGCGCCGCTGGGCCCACCTGGGGCTCTATGGCTACCGGCGCGACACACTGCTCCAGCTCGCCGCGTTCAACCCCACCCCGCTGGAGGAGACGGAGAAGCTGGAGCAGCTACGCGCCCTGGAGAACGGCCTGCGCATCCGCTGCGCCAGCGTGAACTGGCGCACCGTGGCGGTGGACGTGCCGGAGGACGTGGCCCGCGTGGAGGCCGTGATGCGCGAGCGCGCCGCGCTCAGATGA